In Coffea arabica cultivar ET-39 chromosome 9e, Coffea Arabica ET-39 HiFi, whole genome shotgun sequence, the genomic window CCTCCGAAAGTAttatagacagactaggtcacgagtacaaaaatAACTCACGAAGAGCTTTTCCCCCTCCAGGGCTCCGTCCATAATCTATGACAACAACACCATCTATATTTTAATCAAagttgatcacgcttaaccacacccgaacagaccacacgaagttccatagaatcgcctttctcgttcgcctaagtcctttctaacATAGTCTCTCATTGATTAAGTagccgggcacaagaatcctaaagaagataattcacaactcaagccggccggtcccaagagtaaatcatccatagtatagattcctacccgacatacatatctatcttcctcaagtttcaagataaagatttttacactgaTAACATGCccgattcataacttatgctcaaagagCACTTAACCCTTTTAGACACCTTTaccaaaagcaggaccataacaccacttggccccaaactcactccgcgtagagaccacgcgaagtagctctgataccaacggtgatagccccacctccccctaaggcgaacgaaagggttcggtgggccgcctgcccaactctcgccaggactcagtcgagtCGTTAAAAGAAATCGAAAATGTTCAGTAAGGTAATAGCGTGCTCAAAAGATTTAGAGTCGCCAAATGGCAAAACGAAAATCAACACCacaatgaatagtggttgccaCATCACCATCCAGCCAGGAGCCCAACGAATACAGATATGGCCATATGATTTGGGAAAAcattttcaatccaaatagtatacatgaacagggtaaatagttttatacacatacgtttgtaatttacggaacaaaagaagataattagatcaaaatacatttaggattttccaactatcgaggagctttacaaaccTATAATAAAACTAGCTTGACTCGTGCATCAAAACATCTtagccccaaaagtggttccctgtaaggaaaacaaagatgacGGGAagggtgagtttacgctcaatgaggtaccaaaataatagcaaataagaaacatgaaacttcatattcaattaatcacatatgtgcatcaaataaagaagtgaacaaacaccatagacagaaaggatacaggtggctctcaggagccaaattcccatttgtttcaccgaaacttgatcgaaataacagttgacactccgtcaacgttacagaagtaaccaataccgtagactccacttttttcgattccttccacctcacatacccccaccgggcccgaaatccaatcagatcagaaatggtaatactcgagtatatcagaattaagggtctcaatacccaaagatcccaaaacagactaccgtggttcgttatctaatcgaccaggcccttgccggcccgactcgagtaactagccacaggggttgagctcagaggtcccagaaaggtcgttggatacaagcttccaaacgacgtcagaacagatacagatacagataccagatacagataacagattcagatacgcactcaaaattggcatatgaacagactagagaacgagtgtaataaagtacaccctcgtctcaaacagaatgaacagatagttcagtcgttcatatcacagattgcatgtacagaaaccgagttaaacaacaacaagtgaggggagtggtacactcactggtgtcagtacagatacctcaaaagtttttgcccacaagagagctttaatcaccaagaaaccctaaaataatcaaagtaaaacaattgaaggttccactttcaaaaatcgagtatacagaatgcacatgtgaggctcgactaccagtcgtatgcctcgccaaataattactaatgcaagggtgcaaaacatgatttttggaaacgaaaaggtaacatgaagacctagactcaaacaacccaaaagcccttcatttctaccaaaaggtaattcaaacttaaaggaaccaaacggcctagaaaattggacagcatttcccctaaatttgtttacttttcctgccatcatggcttcattatttcctcaaatcagtcccaacatctcgtacaaaaataatctcatttccaaaagccgttcactaggcttaaagtcattcaagtacaaaatttagttaggaaaatgatcggaaaggaaagtcaagccctaaaatattccaataagcataataagactcgattacaagtcataaaccaatgtcaaatactaccgaaatagggttccataagcatacataagcattagaggaaaccaaaaaaatccggaaatggagttaagtgttaacccaaaaaaattagtttttgatatcATTTTACGATTTtagtaccaatggcactacgattatcggatggaggtggaAGATacactgttttgaagctaagagatagggctacaatgttgcagaaggtcactcagcccagtttcgagtgtaactaggtcaaacatgcaatatactacaccagaactgcaaaaacagattcacaaatcgcattctggaaCATCATAAATctggctacctaagtccaaatccagtaattccaaagccatccaaaagctaagaaatagggttaCAATTCATTAGAAGGCGTCAACaactaattctgaagcattcccaaccaaaataacccagtacagaagaaattctcaaattcgggtagaaacagggcagcaagggtaattccatcttttcacaagttacgttactccgattgacctgaaattttgtaggcatctctaaaatatcattccctacaactttcatgtgtTAACCctaggccaattcggcctctaactatgagttaaagtgccgggcagaatgtaaatcaaagaaaccctaactttctaattttctttccaaaacagaaattgcttgcaattaaccactttttccaccttctaacttccttaactatcatttccaatcatcataaatgaccacataatcatattcatatgaaaacagaaatatcaccaataattataaaacttcaccaattcaaccaaaaatcaagatataatccataaaattgcatcttataccaccaccaatcatgaattaaacatcattagatggaggagaggggcTCCTTtactactcaccttagcaacacaagagagggagcaactaatcactttagtcttccaaacaactccactaaacacctcacaatcactcacttaagagtttctatggaacaaaagcaagattaaatggttgagttcttggatttgagcaagagtagAGCTAAGAATTTGGagagattttctttctttcttccttggagagagCCGACTTCAAGAGCTTGAAATAAGGgtgaattttggtaattttttgttttattggtttagttggtcaaatggtaaaagaatgaatagtggtcttatagCAAGATtgaatcatatggtgacacttgtcaccctaattaatgcatctctatctctttgtttcctctctcaccaatccacttgggtaacatctaattatttcttagcacccgataatttaaacccagtgtccaaaacttaacctagttggccgaattttgccgaacttttcaccctagcgggtcccacgtccgaaatacgctcttaatttctcaaaacctattcgatactagaaaaatcacctaaaacctctatttactcatacaaattatctagaaattttcctaatcaagaaaatgcagaaaacatgccattaaagataataaaacctagaaaatggaaaagttacgggttctcacaaaaccAGATTTTGTCGTGCAACTTAATAGCAGAAGCAACTGCACTCTCCGAATTCGGTGAAACATAAAGCATATGGTTAAGACCAAGGTAACGTGACTGAATATAGTGTGTTAAATGAGTAATATGTAGTTGGTCCATGCTCATTACATGATGTAGAGGAAAAGACatatatgtgaataataaaAGAATGTACCTGGTGTTGTAAGTTAATTACATGATGtaagaaatatattacaatgagTAGAAAATACTTGTTTGGTTCTCAAAATGTAGAAATAGTAGAAAATGCACAGTTGGCTTAGGCAGTTGTCATTAATGAATGACATAAGGTCCAGTGAACTAAAGAATTTTGAACCTAAATATAATCAGCAGAGTAGATGTACATACAGTTAAAATAAGCTTACATCGTGTGACCAATACATTGCAATCCGTATAACTTAGTGTACATGGAGTTCTATTAGTACATAGATAATGTGGTTGTCTTCGAGTAAAAGTAAGATGATGTGATTCATTAATCGTATTGATAAGCATAATAATAGAATTTGGTATATGAGTAATATGTGATTCATGACACATTCTGAATGGTAATTTACATTCATCTTGTCGTTTATTTATATACAATTCATGAAATGTTGCCAATTATGGTGTTTGATGCATAATTGATAGAAGCAGAAGTAATGGATTGTAGCAAATTGACAGAAGATAAGATCTCTGAGTTAGGAATGGAGTTCAACAGTGAAGAGGATGCGTACAAGTTTTACAACAAATATGCCTTTGAAATGAGTTTTAGTGTACGCAAAGACTATCTGAATAAAGACAAAGATGACGTGATCACGTCTAGGAGATATAGTTGTTGCAAGAAAGGTGTGAAGCGCAAATACGAAAGTGATGCGATGCCAAAGAGGACACGAACGCCGACGAAAACGGGGTGTGGAGCTAAAATGATTATCGTGTTGCTTAGAGGGATAATAAAGTACCGTGTGCATGACCTTGTCTTAGAACATAACCATGAGTTGCACATTGCTCAATGTTCACACATGATGCCATCACAAAGAAAAGTGAGTGGGGTTCAAGGATTCCAACCTGAAATAAGCAAGGATGCTGGATTTTCATTGAAACAGAGCCATGAGCTTATGGGAAAGGAGACAGATTTTGGATAAGTAATGTGGGATATACATGGGATGGTAAATATTTATGCTACAACAATGTTATCGTTATACAGTTAACTAATCCATAAGTACCATTCACTATAAAATAACATTATTGTCGTGTCAATAATACAGGTCTCAAAATCGGAGCCGACATCGGTTTCATTTTATGAACACATGTTTATGGGATGCCAGTCATCAACTGACTCAGTTTCGATTAGTATAAAATGGGCATGACTTTAACTtttatttggatgtttcttacaGCACAATTAGTTATGATGATGTTACATTATGTGATGATTTTGTTACAGCTGACATCCCTCCTGATATACCCTTTTTGTCTGTTTTATACAATTATTTGGTCCATACAAAACTCGTAGAAGCATTCAATGACCCAGTCAGTGAATGACCCTCCAAACGTTGTTGCTCTCGAAATCAAGGAAAGTTCAACGGTATATATACATTTAGTAGATaaaatttgattcttttttcGTATCGTAgagctattttttctttaattgtaatGGTGGGCACCCGAACGCTGTCGAAGCATGCATATTTTGTAGTTAACATATAATACTTTAATGACATATTGTTTTGTATTATCCGAAGGTCCACAGATTGGCTAATCAGGAGCCTCATGGAAGTATCCCTATAGAATGGATGCACCccaaattttctatattttctaaCCATAACTCCGTCAGAGATATCTTAATGGTCTGAAACATCATTTTTGTTATAATGTCTAGTCCAATTTAGCTTTGTAACTGAGTAATATAGGCATTGCTAATGAGTTGTTGACAGTTGAATAGTTATATTATACAATGTATGCGGAGCATGCGGCAATTTTAGAACACTGTGATAATGAtgcatatcatgcattttcacCATCACCCCAGGTGACAAGCTTTTATCATTACCCCACATATTTATGGtgttttgttaattggatactTCGACAGCGTATATCATTAACCGTATGTTTCATTAACTGTATTGGCTAATTTGTCATGGTTACGCATTATAGGAAAGAAATAACACCCAGGGATTGTGACTAACTGTTGACGTCAACTCCTCTCAGTTGCAAGTTGATGAATAATGTGTATCTATAATTTTTATGAATACAAAATAATTGATTGTTCCAAACAATTGAGTGCTTGTACAGGCACCTTGTTATGTTCGTCTATGTTAAAACTTAGAGATGTGGTTTACAATTGTATTAACGATGAATATTACAGATAGTATTATAGGCACTTCAATGGGTATTACTCCTTTAGTACGGAAATGAAGTTATAATTGGCGTCTCGGATTGGTTCCACACGACCACATGCCAAGTAACCGTTTCGCAAAAGAACATGATACTTCGTTGGAACAACTAATTTGAAAGTGGGGTAACTAATATTTAAAATACAACAAATAATTATAACGAGATGTACAGATTGAGTTACAACGAGTTAGGTGTATGTTACAATTCATTATAACTAATGAATTAGCAATCGGCAGCTTTTTGTCTTCTCTAGTTAAAACTAGTAATATTACAACTAGTAATTTTACAACTAATGATATTCTACGATGTTACAACGAGTGATACTATAATTAGTTAACGTCCGATGAAcctttcctcttctcttgtttgtgCAATTGCTCTTAGCACAAATAATAATTCCCTCCCCTCCCGACACATTAAATTTCTTAGATACTTTATTAAATGCTCTAGTAATTTGCAGTTAGGGTTGTCTCAAACACTTAATTAATTTTCATTGTTGTAATAAGAACGAACAAAACTATAAGTAAGAACGCACGAATTGTAACTAGATATGCACTTTGGTGTTGACCATCATAGTGAGTTGTTGTTGTTCTACTATGAAATATGAAGTTCGTGTATTAAGGTAACCATACAATCTTGTTAAACTCAATAAACATAATATTTGGAAGTAGCAAGGTGATTATGTTACAAGGCTCCGATGTTACAATCTCGTATACGGCTACATTTTTATCATACAGGCTTACTGTCACATATGCTGGTAGAATGTACTCGACTGATCGCTGAATGGTGCTCTTATTTGTTGCACGTGTAGACTTACTTTATCTCAATGTCAAAGTCTCCTAAAAAGCGAAGAACATGCATTTCATATGATTTCATATCTATCGTTGTGTAACAAATTGTAAATCAATTTGTAACAGTTTTCAAACACATTGTAACTAACAGTCTTCAAATACCACTGTATTAATTTTCGAACACACTTTAACATTCCattaactattttgtaacagtCTTCAAATACACTGTAACTTaccaataactattttgtaacactCTTTAAACACATTGTAACTAACAGTTATAATAatagttttgtattaattttcaaacACTGTAACACTacaataactattttgtaacactCTTCAAACACATcgtaactttccaataactattttgtaataCTCTTCAAACACACTATAACTAACAGTCTTCAAACAGTTTTGTAACACTCTTCAAATACAgtgtaacttttcaataactattttgtaacataATTTCAAACACACTGCAACTAACAGTCTTTAAatagttttgtattaattttcaaacactataactttccaataactattttgtaacactCTTCAAACACACTGTAACTTCCCAATAACTATCATGTAACACTCTTCAAACACACTATAAAAAAACGAGCACTAATTTGTAACTATCTTCATACACACTGTAACTGCTATTATTCAAACAATTTTAAATGAAATCACATGTGATTATTATCGATTTAAATGAAGTTTGTCTAGTTTGTACTTTATGCAGCAAACAAATTGGTGTGTTATGACATCCCTCCCTACAAGTTTTTTATCATGACTaagaaatgaaattatattctaTATAGGTATCATCATTATGGTATAAACACAGTTAATGTATGTGTCTACCTTTTACAGTCATGTTACTTGAATTACAACCTTATGAATAATACAGCAGTACCAACCTTTCCTCTTTCGACCATATGACAGCAATCTATGTGGTGTTTCTGGGTCAGGCAGCTGTGTCATCGATGCACTCCCAATCAAAGATGGTTGCACCGTAGATTGACTTTCTTCGACAGGTTGTGACATTTGCCTTCGAAAGGTGGTTGCACTCCCAATCACTTCACTTTGTATGTCTCCCTCAACAGTATGTACAATCTTAGAAGCCCATATCATATTTAATCTCCACTCAGCCATTGTTATGTAATAAAACCTACACCAACTTCATGCACAATAACCATAACAATCCCTAACCCATGCACGCAATTTTGCAAGCACTTGGTGTGCAAAATTTTCAATACCTTTCTTTCCCCGTGTTGGTAATTATAATATCTATTATGTGCAACCGAAGGTTCCAGTGTATTAGCTATTTTCCACTGTATTAAACACTTACTTTAACCAAAACTACAACAAGTATAATCAGCCAATTTGTTCACAACGATGTATACAGCAAAAGATAACTACAAGTCAAATTGATCCACAATTTATCTGATACCATTGATGTTTTCTTACttgtgtttcttcttctttatctcTTCTTCGGATCTCCCAACCTTGTACTCCACAATTCCCGTTCACCTTCTCAAGTCTTTTGATATTTGAGTGCCAATCTTAAACTCTCTCATTCTGCCACTACTTATTGCTTCTCCTCGCGTAATTTTCCTTCGCAGCCACTCTATTTCTACTGCTTCTTGCTATCCCTTGTATAATTCTGCAATgttgttttccttttgcttttttttcttgctctgtTTTGTAGAATTTTGCATTAATGAATATGGGAAATTATTTTGGAGGGAGTGTGACTTAACTTTTCGTTTTGAGGATTCATTTGGGCGGTAACGGACcagctgtgagaacccgtaaaatttcttattttctaggctttattttatttatttgcacgcttcttatgcattttctttattaagaaaattttctagataatttttatgaacaaatagggtttttaaattatttttctagtataatttagttcatgagattttggagcgtataccgggcgtgggacccgctagtgcagtaagttcggtaaaattgggccaattaggttatgttttgtgtactgggattaatttgctagatgttaagagataattagaggttgcttagatggttaatgatggagagacaaaaggataagttttAACAAAAAGGGATGCTAGGTGTCTTCACATGGTTggaacttggactttgactactaattcctaactttactaaataccaatttggaccaaaaatcatcttcattttgtcTTGCTTTAGCCGAATTTCTTAGagaggaaaggaaagagaagGCTTCAACTACTtcatccatttcttgcacaaatcttgtgaTCCAACCATCCAAATttgaaatcactccataaaactcccTAGTTAGGTAGGATTGTGGaaggtggtggagtggtttggaaagaTGAGGTGCTAAAgtgcttcttttcttgaggtttccaggtgagtagctaaggaattcCCTCTTTGATCTtgtta contains:
- the LOC140014580 gene encoding protein FAR1-RELATED SEQUENCE 5-like, with product MDCSKLTEDKISELGMEFNSEEDAYKFYNKYAFEMSFSVRKDYLNKDKDDVITSRRYSCCKKGVKRKYESDAMPKRTRTPTKTGCGAKMIIVLLRGIIKYRVHDLVLEHNHELHIAQCSHMMPSQRKVSGVQGFQPEISKDAGFSLKQSHELMGKETDFG